A window of the Paenibacillus woosongensis genome harbors these coding sequences:
- a CDS encoding alpha-galactosidase, with product MSQIITIEENGLQLVFELTDERDVLFLHFGAAPWPAVEGSISGLSDAHKKGFRLLELQLTGEDRDEYHGRTHRASYPGLRLQYETHRDERTIHGRKLEVVLNDPATSLQAVQHFQFYDGTAVVRCWVELINQGLQPVGVEYVSSFALTGVDKEGAGARDDKMRLSIPHHGWQSELQWRTYSLPELGMSHLIDRGSKRVSCSNTGSWSAAEHVPMAILENGEAGTALFWQIEHNGSWHWEIIEQSDLLTLLISGPTEHDNHWWISLKPGETFSSVPVAVGAVQGSVDEAVGQLTHYRRLIRRPNEDNRQLQVIFNDYMNCLWGDPTTEKLLPLIDAAADVGCEYFCIDAGWYASGEWWDGVGEWLPSAERFPEGIKYVLDYIRGKGMVPGLWLELEVMGINSPKLKDTNDGWFFQRHGKRVKDRSRYQLDYRNPEVIAHADEVIRRLVEDYGVGYIKMDYNINAGIGTEKDADSFGDGLLQHNRAYLAWLDRIFARYPDLVIENCSSGGMRMDYAMLSRHSIQSTSDQENYVNYAAIAAASPSALTPEQSAIWSYPLREGDDEEVVFNMVNALLLRVHQSGHLAELSPRRRELVKEALDYYKSIRHHIPRALPFWPLGLPKQQDEWICLGMRHEDSVYLAIWRVRGESAEISLPLAQLQGQALEIHCAYPQGFDCSWQWNEAEGVLQVALPQPETARLLEIKVK from the coding sequence CGCATAAGAAAGGTTTCCGGCTGCTCGAGCTGCAGTTGACGGGTGAAGACCGGGATGAATATCACGGGAGAACGCACCGGGCCAGTTATCCTGGATTGCGCCTGCAATATGAGACACATCGGGACGAGCGGACGATTCACGGTCGCAAGCTGGAAGTGGTCTTGAACGACCCGGCCACTTCATTGCAGGCCGTTCAGCATTTCCAATTCTATGACGGGACGGCCGTTGTCCGCTGCTGGGTTGAGCTGATCAATCAGGGCTTACAGCCCGTAGGCGTGGAATACGTCTCCAGCTTCGCGCTGACCGGCGTGGATAAGGAAGGCGCAGGGGCTCGGGACGATAAGATGCGCCTATCGATTCCGCACCACGGCTGGCAGAGTGAATTGCAATGGCGGACATACAGCTTGCCGGAGCTGGGCATGTCGCATTTGATCGACAGGGGCTCCAAGCGGGTGTCCTGCAGCAATACCGGCTCCTGGTCCGCAGCGGAGCATGTTCCGATGGCGATCCTGGAAAATGGCGAGGCGGGAACAGCCTTGTTCTGGCAAATCGAGCATAACGGCTCGTGGCACTGGGAAATTATCGAGCAGTCCGATTTGCTGACGCTATTGATCAGCGGACCGACTGAACACGACAACCATTGGTGGATTTCGCTGAAACCGGGCGAAACCTTCAGTTCGGTTCCGGTTGCGGTTGGGGCCGTGCAAGGTTCCGTCGACGAGGCGGTCGGGCAATTGACGCATTACCGCCGATTGATTCGACGGCCAAATGAAGACAACCGCCAGCTGCAGGTTATTTTCAATGATTACATGAATTGCCTTTGGGGCGATCCGACGACCGAGAAGCTGCTGCCATTGATCGATGCGGCAGCGGACGTAGGCTGCGAATATTTCTGTATTGATGCCGGCTGGTACGCCTCCGGCGAATGGTGGGACGGCGTAGGCGAGTGGCTCCCATCTGCAGAACGGTTCCCGGAAGGGATTAAATACGTGCTCGATTATATCCGCGGCAAGGGAATGGTTCCCGGCTTATGGCTCGAGCTTGAAGTTATGGGAATCAACAGTCCGAAGCTCAAGGATACGAACGACGGCTGGTTCTTCCAGCGTCATGGGAAGCGGGTGAAGGATCGGAGCCGCTACCAGCTGGATTACCGGAATCCCGAGGTCATCGCCCATGCGGATGAAGTGATCCGCCGGCTCGTAGAGGATTACGGCGTAGGGTACATCAAGATGGACTATAACATCAATGCGGGGATCGGCACCGAGAAGGATGCCGATAGCTTCGGCGATGGACTGCTTCAGCACAATCGGGCATATTTGGCCTGGCTGGACCGGATCTTTGCAAGGTATCCCGATCTGGTCATCGAAAATTGCTCCAGCGGCGGCATGCGGATGGATTACGCCATGCTAAGCCGCCACAGCATCCAGTCGACGAGCGATCAGGAGAATTACGTAAATTACGCGGCTATTGCGGCAGCGTCGCCTTCGGCACTTACACCGGAGCAATCGGCGATCTGGTCTTACCCGCTGCGCGAGGGCGACGATGAGGAAGTCGTGTTCAATATGGTGAATGCTCTGCTGCTGCGGGTGCACCAAAGCGGACATCTCGCCGAACTAAGCCCGCGCCGCCGCGAGCTGGTCAAAGAGGCGCTCGATTACTATAAGTCGATCCGCCATCATATCCCGCGGGCGCTGCCTTTCTGGCCGTTAGGGCTGCCGAAGCAGCAGGATGAGTGGATCTGCCTGGGGATGCGCCATGAGGACAGCGTTTATCTGGCCATCTGGCGCGTTCGCGGCGAATCCGCCGAAATCAGCCTGCCTCTGGCGCAGCTGCAGGGCCAGGCGCTGGAGATTCACTGCGCTTATCCGCAGGGATTTGATTGCAGCTGGCAGTGGAACGAAGCGGAGGGCGTCCTCCAGGTCGCTCTGCCGCAGCCGGAGACGGCAAGGCTGCTGGAAATCAAGGTGAAGTAA